A stretch of the Neisseria sp. DTU_2020_1000833_1_SI_GRL_NUU_006 genome encodes the following:
- the dinB gene encoding DNA polymerase IV, whose protein sequence is MSQRKIIHIDMDAFYASVELREQPHLKGLPVVVAWEGARSVICAASYEARQFGLHSAMSVATAKRLCPQAVYVPPHFDLYRQVSAQIHAVFRRYTDLIQPLSLDEAYLDVTHNFKNIPYASEVAKEIRAAIFAETGLTASAGIAPNKFLAKIASDWRKPNGQFVLPPHKVMAFLETLPLGKIPGVGKVTLKKMQSLGMQTAGDLRRFERGELLNHFGRYGYRLYDLARGTDERPVKAERERLQISTEITLPEDLSLEQAAGHLPHLAEDLWRQISRKNVEAKGVTLKLKTHDFRIITRSLTYSSVLPDTDALLCAAQTLMQRVPPQREDAFRLIGIGVNHLVPKDQQQSLWL, encoded by the coding sequence ATGTCCCAGCGCAAAATCATCCATATCGACATGGACGCGTTCTACGCATCGGTGGAACTGCGCGAGCAGCCGCATTTGAAAGGGCTGCCCGTGGTCGTCGCGTGGGAGGGCGCGCGTTCGGTGATTTGCGCCGCATCGTATGAGGCGCGGCAGTTCGGGCTGCATTCCGCGATGTCGGTGGCGACAGCGAAAAGGCTGTGTCCGCAAGCGGTGTATGTGCCGCCGCATTTCGATTTGTACCGTCAGGTTTCCGCGCAGATTCACGCCGTATTCAGGCGCTATACTGATTTAATCCAACCCCTGTCGCTGGACGAAGCCTATCTTGACGTGACCCATAATTTCAAAAACATCCCTTACGCCAGCGAAGTTGCCAAAGAAATCCGCGCCGCCATTTTTGCGGAAACCGGCCTGACCGCTTCCGCAGGCATCGCGCCGAACAAATTTTTGGCGAAAATCGCGTCGGACTGGCGCAAGCCGAACGGGCAATTCGTCCTGCCGCCGCACAAAGTCATGGCATTTTTGGAAACCCTGCCCTTGGGCAAAATCCCCGGCGTGGGCAAGGTAACGTTGAAAAAAATGCAGTCGCTGGGTATGCAGACGGCAGGCGATTTGCGCCGTTTCGAGCGTGGCGAACTGTTAAACCATTTCGGACGCTACGGCTACCGCCTCTATGATTTGGCACGCGGTACGGACGAACGCCCCGTCAAAGCCGAACGCGAACGCCTCCAAATCTCCACCGAAATCACCCTGCCCGAAGACCTGTCGCTCGAACAGGCGGCAGGACATCTGCCCCATCTTGCTGAAGACTTGTGGCGGCAAATCTCACGCAAAAACGTCGAAGCCAAAGGCGTAACCCTCAAGCTGAAAACCCACGATTTCCGCATCATCACCCGCTCCCTGACCTACTCTTCCGTCCTGCCCGACACCGACGCCCTGCTTTGCGCCGCGCAAACCCTGATGCAGCGCGTGCCACCCCAGCGCGAAGACGCCTTCCGCCTGATCGGCATAGGCGTGAACCACCTCGTGCCGAAAGACCAGCAGCAATCGCTTTGGTTATAA
- a CDS encoding phosphoadenylyl-sulfate reductase → MSLFRPQLWCIPTTGEAERRQLPELTATLETRLKHIARRYPQAVFASSLAVEDMIITDAICRLKLPLRIITLDTGKLNPETAALITAVNVRYQTELEVFHPDPESARQFEQEFGATAMYDSVELRRRCCHIRKIEPLNRALKNAPAWLTGQRRSQSATRSELDFEETDQSRNIVKFNPIFDWEENDVWAYAQAYDVPLNALYFQGYPSIGCEPCTRPVKADEDIRAGRWWWESKDSKECGLHK, encoded by the coding sequence ATGTCCCTCTTCCGCCCCCAGCTTTGGTGCATCCCGACGACAGGCGAAGCCGAACGGCGCCAGCTGCCCGAGTTGACCGCCACGCTCGAAACCCGCCTCAAACACATTGCCCGCCGCTATCCGCAAGCCGTCTTCGCCTCCAGCCTTGCCGTCGAAGACATGATCATTACCGACGCCATCTGCCGCCTGAAACTCCCCCTGCGCATCATCACCCTCGACACAGGCAAGCTCAATCCCGAAACCGCCGCCCTGATTACCGCCGTCAACGTCCGTTACCAAACCGAGTTGGAAGTTTTCCACCCCGACCCCGAAAGCGCGCGACAGTTTGAGCAGGAATTCGGCGCAACCGCCATGTACGACAGCGTCGAGCTGCGCCGCCGTTGCTGCCACATCCGCAAAATCGAGCCGCTCAACCGCGCCCTGAAAAACGCCCCCGCCTGGCTGACCGGACAACGCCGCAGCCAATCGGCAACCCGCAGCGAATTGGATTTTGAAGAAACCGACCAGAGCCGCAACATCGTCAAGTTCAACCCCATTTTCGACTGGGAAGAAAACGACGTCTGGGCATACGCGCAAGCCTACGACGTCCCGCTCAATGCCCTGTATTTCCAAGGCTACCCGAGCATAGGCTGCGAACCCTGCACCCGCCCCGTCAAAGCAGACGAAGACATCCGCGCCGGACGCTGGTGGTGGGAAAGCAAGGACAGCAAAGAATGCGGCCTGCACAAATAA
- a CDS encoding carbonic anhydrase yields the protein MPCLTRTLPRLTVFLLSTFAAFSAAAHGNHTHWGYTGHDSPESWGELSEEFRLCSTGKNQSPVNITETVSGRLPAIKVNYKPSAVNVENNGHTIQVNYPEGGNTLSVNGRTYTLKQFHFHVPSENQIKGRTFPMEAHFVHLDENRQPLVLAVLYEAGKTNDRLAPIWNVMPMKEGKVNLDKAFDAGTLLPKRLNYYRFAGSLTTPPCSEGVSWLLLKTYDYIDQAQAEKFTRAIGSHNSRPVQPLNARVVIE from the coding sequence ATGCCCTGCTTGACCCGTACGTTACCTCGTCTGACTGTTTTCCTGCTGTCCACCTTCGCAGCATTCTCCGCCGCCGCACACGGAAACCACACCCATTGGGGTTACACCGGACACGACTCCCCCGAAAGCTGGGGCGAGCTTTCTGAAGAGTTCCGTTTGTGTTCCACAGGCAAAAACCAATCCCCCGTCAACATTACCGAAACCGTCTCCGGCAGACTGCCTGCCATCAAAGTCAATTACAAACCGAGCGCGGTTAACGTGGAAAACAACGGCCACACCATCCAGGTCAATTATCCCGAAGGCGGCAATACCCTCAGCGTGAACGGACGCACCTACACCCTGAAACAATTCCATTTCCACGTCCCCAGTGAAAACCAAATCAAAGGCCGCACCTTCCCAATGGAAGCCCACTTCGTCCACCTAGACGAAAACCGCCAGCCTTTGGTATTGGCAGTATTGTACGAAGCCGGCAAAACCAACGACCGCCTCGCGCCTATATGGAACGTGATGCCGATGAAAGAAGGAAAGGTAAACCTCGACAAAGCCTTCGACGCCGGCACCCTGCTGCCGAAACGGCTGAATTACTACCGCTTTGCCGGTTCGCTGACCACGCCGCCGTGCAGCGAAGGCGTATCGTGGCTGCTGTTGAAAACCTACGACTACATTGATCAGGCGCAGGCAGAAAAATTCACCCGCGCCATCGGTTCACACAACAGCCGCCCCGTCCAGCCGCTTAACGCGCGCGTTGTCATCGAATAA
- the cysD gene encoding sulfate adenylyltransferase subunit CysD, whose protein sequence is MSIQNHHLDWLEAESIYIIREVVAEAKNPALLFSGGKDSVVLLALAVKAFKLEGRPLKLPFKLLHIDTGHNYPEVIQFRDETVARTGVQLVVGSVEDSIKKGTVVLRRETDSRNAAQAVTLVETIEEQGFDALMGGARRDEEKARAKERIFSFRDEFGQWDPKSQRPELWSLYNTRLFSGENMRVFPISNWTELDIWQYIARENLTLPPIYYSHKREVVERGGLLVPVTPLTPKREGEVSQIRDVRFRTVGDISCTCPVASTAATPEDIIAETAAATISERSATRMDDRVSEAAMEERKKAGYF, encoded by the coding sequence ATGTCTATTCAAAACCACCACCTAGACTGGCTCGAAGCCGAGTCCATCTACATCATCCGCGAAGTCGTTGCCGAAGCGAAAAATCCCGCGCTGCTGTTTTCCGGCGGCAAGGATTCCGTCGTTTTGCTGGCGCTGGCGGTCAAAGCGTTCAAACTCGAAGGCCGCCCGCTCAAGCTGCCGTTCAAGCTGCTGCATATCGATACGGGGCACAATTATCCCGAAGTGATTCAGTTCCGCGATGAAACCGTGGCGCGCACGGGCGTGCAACTGGTGGTCGGCAGCGTCGAAGATTCCATCAAAAAAGGCACGGTTGTCCTGCGCCGCGAAACCGATTCGCGCAACGCCGCGCAGGCGGTGACGCTGGTGGAAACCATTGAAGAACAAGGCTTTGACGCGCTGATGGGCGGCGCGCGGCGCGATGAGGAAAAAGCGCGGGCGAAGGAGCGGATTTTCTCGTTCCGCGACGAATTCGGACAATGGGACCCGAAAAGCCAGCGTCCCGAACTGTGGTCGCTCTACAATACGCGGCTATTCAGCGGCGAAAACATGCGCGTGTTCCCCATCTCGAACTGGACGGAACTCGACATCTGGCAATACATCGCCCGCGAAAACCTCACGCTGCCGCCGATTTATTACAGCCACAAACGCGAAGTCGTCGAACGCGGCGGGCTGCTCGTCCCCGTTACCCCGCTGACGCCGAAACGCGAAGGCGAAGTTTCCCAAATCCGCGACGTGCGCTTCCGAACCGTCGGCGACATTTCCTGCACCTGCCCCGTAGCCAGCACCGCCGCCACGCCCGAAGACATCATCGCCGAAACCGCAGCGGCCACCATCTCCGAACGTAGCGCCACACGCATGGACGACCGCGTGTCGGAAGCAGCGATGGAAGAGCGCAAAAAGGCGGGGTATTTTTGA
- the cysG gene encoding siroheme synthase CysG: protein MNHYPLFADLNGRPVLLAGAGKVAERKAESLLQAGAAVRVVARELNPVFQKWAEEGKIEWLGSEFHEDYLDDVFFAVAATDDYAFNRRIFQAAERRAKLCNTVDTADLCSFTVPAVIDRSPLKIAVSSGATAPVLARKWRQIIETLIPLHTGQMAALAGKWRNAVKAKIKGTANRRRFWENLFDSRFNALAAQGNLDAAEAELAAQLDGFGAAKGEVVLVGAGPGDAGLLTLHALQAIQAADVVFHDALVSDDVLSMVRKDADKISVGKRGGSHHVQQEETNRLLVEYARQGLRVVRLKGGDPFVFGRGGEEAQVLRQANIPYRIIPGITAALGATAYAGIPLTHRDCAQSALFVTGHSKHDGHQPDWRTLALSNQTLVVYMGTLKAAETAEKLMAHGRSGDTPVAIVSNGTLPHQSVVTGRLKNLSELAENAPRPALIVIGEVVSLRDELKWFQENPAQSRLHTMHEQVA, encoded by the coding sequence ATGAACCATTATCCCCTGTTTGCCGATTTGAACGGCCGCCCCGTCCTGCTGGCGGGTGCGGGCAAAGTGGCGGAACGCAAAGCCGAAAGCCTGTTGCAGGCAGGGGCTGCGGTCAGGGTTGTCGCCCGCGAACTCAATCCCGTTTTCCAAAAATGGGCGGAGGAAGGCAAAATCGAATGGCTGGGCAGCGAATTTCACGAGGATTATTTGGACGACGTATTTTTCGCCGTCGCCGCCACCGACGATTACGCTTTCAACCGCCGCATCTTCCAAGCGGCGGAGCGGCGGGCTAAGCTCTGCAACACCGTCGATACTGCGGATTTGTGTTCCTTCACCGTCCCCGCCGTCATCGACCGCAGCCCGCTCAAAATCGCCGTCTCCAGCGGCGCAACCGCTCCCGTTTTGGCGCGCAAGTGGCGGCAAATCATCGAAACGCTCATCCCGCTGCACACCGGTCAAATGGCGGCACTCGCCGGCAAATGGCGCAACGCGGTCAAAGCCAAAATCAAAGGCACGGCAAACCGCCGCCGTTTTTGGGAAAACCTGTTCGACAGCCGCTTTAACGCACTCGCCGCCCAAGGCAACCTTGATGCCGCCGAAGCAGAACTTGCCGCGCAGCTTGACGGCTTCGGCGCGGCAAAAGGCGAAGTCGTCCTTGTCGGCGCAGGCCCCGGCGACGCAGGGCTGCTCACCTTGCATGCTTTGCAGGCGATACAGGCGGCGGATGTTGTGTTCCACGATGCTTTAGTTTCAGACGACGTCTTAAGCATGGTGCGCAAAGACGCGGACAAAATCAGCGTCGGCAAACGCGGAGGCTCGCACCACGTCCAACAAGAAGAAACCAACCGCCTCCTGGTCGAATACGCCCGCCAAGGTTTGCGCGTCGTCCGGCTCAAAGGCGGCGACCCCTTCGTTTTCGGGCGCGGCGGCGAAGAAGCCCAAGTCTTGCGGCAGGCAAACATCCCCTACCGCATCATCCCCGGCATCACCGCCGCACTGGGCGCGACCGCCTACGCAGGCATCCCCCTGACACACCGCGACTGCGCCCAAAGCGCGCTCTTCGTTACCGGGCACAGCAAACACGACGGCCACCAACCCGACTGGCGCACGCTCGCCCTAAGCAACCAAACCCTGGTCGTCTATATGGGCACGCTCAAAGCCGCCGAAACCGCCGAAAAACTGATGGCGCACGGACGCAGCGGCGACACACCCGTCGCCATCGTCTCCAACGGCACGCTCCCGCACCAAAGCGTCGTGACAGGTCGTCTGAAAAACCTGTCCGAGCTGGCAGAAAACGCCCCGCGCCCCGCGCTGATCGTCATCGGCGAAGTCGTTTCCCTGCGCGACGAGTTGAAATGGTTTCAAGAAAACCCCGCGCAAAGCCGCCTTCACACGATGCACGAACAAGTCGCCTGA
- a CDS encoding YdcH family protein yields MFPEYRDLISKLKQEDAHFARLFDEHNELDDKITGLVNNPVTSGSEEIEELKKAKLKLKDELYALLQKASGK; encoded by the coding sequence ATGTTTCCGGAATATCGCGATTTAATTTCCAAATTAAAACAAGAAGACGCCCACTTCGCCCGTCTGTTTGACGAGCATAATGAGTTGGACGATAAGATTACAGGTTTGGTTAATAATCCTGTTACCAGCGGTTCTGAAGAAATTGAGGAGCTGAAAAAAGCCAAATTGAAACTGAAAGACGAGTTGTACGCTCTGTTGCAAAAGGCTTCAGGCAAGTAA
- the cas2 gene encoding CRISPR-associated endonuclease Cas2, whose product MLMLITYDISLEDAEGQARLRRVAKLCLDYGVRVQYSVFECDIAPDQWVVLKDKLLKTYNPETDSLRFYHLGSKWRRKVEHHGAKPAVDVFKDTLIV is encoded by the coding sequence ATGCTAATGCTGATTACTTACGATATTTCGCTGGAAGACGCAGAAGGGCAGGCTAGGCTGCGGCGCGTGGCGAAATTGTGTCTGGACTACGGCGTGCGCGTGCAGTATTCAGTGTTCGAATGCGACATCGCGCCCGATCAGTGGGTTGTTTTGAAAGACAAACTTCTGAAAACCTACAATCCCGAAACTGACAGCCTGCGCTTTTACCATCTGGGCAGCAAATGGCGACGGAAAGTGGAACACCACGGCGCAAAACCGGCGGTAGATGTGTTTAAGGATACGTTGATTGTGTGA
- the cas1c gene encoding type I-C CRISPR-associated endonuclease Cas1c, with protein sequence MRKLQNTLYITTQGSYLHKERETLVVEQERKKVAQLPVHSIGHIFCFGNVLVSPFLLGFCGENNVNLAFFTENGRFLGRLQGRQSGNVLLRRAQYRVSEQNPVPIARNIIAAKIQASKRVLQRQIRNYGENAAIQSAVDALNISLRQLKGAAELDVVRGIEGDAAARYFGVFGQLLSEKSGFIFDGRNRRPPRDGVNALLSFVYSILGKDISGALQGVGLDPQVGFLHADRPGRDSLAQDILEEFRAWWADRLVLSLINRGQIKPQDFVTEASGAVSLKAEARKLVFQALQAKKQEKIVHPFLGEEVEIGLLPYIQAMLLARHLRGDLAEYPPFLMR encoded by the coding sequence ATGCGCAAACTGCAAAACACGCTCTACATCACCACCCAAGGCAGTTATCTGCATAAGGAGCGGGAGACGCTGGTGGTGGAGCAGGAGCGTAAGAAGGTAGCGCAGTTGCCGGTGCATTCCATCGGGCATATTTTCTGTTTTGGAAATGTGCTGGTGTCGCCTTTTCTGCTGGGGTTTTGCGGCGAAAATAATGTGAATTTGGCGTTTTTTACGGAAAACGGGCGTTTCTTGGGACGGCTTCAAGGGCGGCAGAGCGGCAATGTGCTGCTGCGTCGGGCGCAGTATCGGGTGTCGGAGCAAAATCCTGTGCCGATTGCGCGCAATATCATTGCGGCGAAGATTCAGGCGAGTAAGCGGGTGCTTCAGCGACAGATTCGCAATTACGGCGAGAATGCGGCGATTCAAAGTGCGGTCGATGCTTTGAACATTTCGCTGCGGCAGTTGAAGGGCGCGGCGGAGCTGGACGTGGTACGCGGCATTGAGGGCGATGCGGCGGCGCGTTATTTCGGAGTGTTCGGGCAACTTTTGAGCGAAAAAAGCGGCTTTATTTTTGATGGGCGCAACCGCCGTCCGCCCAGAGACGGAGTGAACGCGCTCTTGTCGTTTGTGTACAGTATTTTGGGCAAGGACATCAGCGGCGCGCTGCAAGGCGTGGGGCTGGATCCGCAGGTGGGTTTTCTGCACGCCGACCGACCGGGGCGCGACAGCTTAGCGCAAGATATTTTGGAAGAATTCCGAGCATGGTGGGCAGACAGGCTGGTGTTGTCGCTGATTAACCGAGGGCAAATCAAACCGCAGGATTTCGTTACCGAGGCAAGCGGCGCGGTGAGCTTAAAAGCGGAGGCGCGTAAGCTCGTGTTCCAAGCCTTGCAGGCGAAAAAGCAGGAGAAAATCGTTCATCCGTTTTTAGGCGAGGAAGTGGAAATCGGGCTACTGCCGTATATTCAGGCGATGCTGTTGGCACGGCACTTGCGCGGAGATTTGGCGGAATACCCGCCGTTTTTGATGAGATAG
- the cas4 gene encoding CRISPR-associated protein Cas4 — MTALLAEIQRENQDTRLIPLSALQHYAFCPRQCALIHNEQAWAENYLTAQGKALHERVDSGEPETRKGVRFERTVHVSAEKLGISGVLDLVEVETKTGRLKPVEYKRGKPKPDPMDEIQLCAQGLCLEEMTGQTVSEGALWYMQTRHRVPIIFSDDLRAQTLATITAVRELLNSGQTPPPDYGKRCKACSLVEICQPELLGKWDRSVGYVAGLFGE, encoded by the coding sequence ATGACCGCACTTTTAGCCGAAATCCAAAGGGAAAATCAGGACACGCGCCTGATTCCCCTTTCGGCCCTGCAACACTACGCCTTCTGCCCGCGTCAATGCGCCTTGATTCACAATGAGCAGGCGTGGGCGGAAAATTATTTGACCGCGCAAGGCAAGGCGCTGCATGAGCGGGTGGATTCGGGCGAGCCGGAAACGCGCAAGGGCGTGCGCTTTGAGCGGACGGTGCATGTTTCGGCGGAAAAATTGGGCATCAGCGGCGTGTTGGATTTGGTGGAAGTGGAAACGAAAACAGGTCGTCTGAAACCTGTGGAATACAAACGCGGCAAGCCCAAACCCGACCCGATGGACGAAATCCAGCTTTGCGCCCAAGGTTTGTGTTTGGAAGAAATGACGGGGCAAACCGTCTCTGAGGGCGCGCTGTGGTACATGCAAACCCGCCACCGCGTCCCCATCATATTTTCAGACGACCTACGCGCCCAAACACTCGCCACCATCACCGCCGTGCGTGAACTTCTAAACAGCGGCCAAACCCCGCCGCCCGACTACGGCAAACGCTGCAAAGCCTGCTCGCTGGTGGAAATTTGTCAGCCGGAGCTGCTGGGGAAATGGGATAGGAGTGTGGGGTATGTGGCGGGGTTGTTTGGGGAATAG